The DNA region CGGGAGCGGCCTGCAGCTTGGCTTTTTCACGTGTTCTCCAGAGGGGGCCATATTCAAGACGTCTTGAACGGCCTGGAAACGGGGAGGGTGACTTCGTCTTCACGCGTCCGGACGGTGCGCCGCCCAACCCCGACTCGCTCCGGAAGCTGTTCCTCACGCTGTGCGACAAGGCCGGCGTCAGGACCATCACCATCCACGGACTGCGGCACACGTACGTCACCTTGATGGCGGACCAGGGCATGTCGATCGACATCGTCGCCAAACTGGTGGGCCATCAAAATTCCGCCATCACGCGCGACGTATACCGGCACCTGTTCGAGGGGAAGCTCGAGCAGGCGGTTCGGGCGATGCCCGCGCTATTCAAGAACGGCGTCGGCGACTAGAAGTAGGGGCAGGGAAAGCGCGGCCGCGCGCTCCCTGCCCTTGCCTGTTCCGCGAGTGTTGCCGCAGCGGCGTTTTCCATTCGGTGCCGCCTGTTCTACTGCACACCACGCTTCCACCAGACCGCGCTCCCACCATCAGCGAGTCTGCACCTGACCTCATCCAGACCGAAGCAGTGGTGCCATCACCCATCGGGCGGGGACACAGGCACCAGCCCTGGCCCGAATCGAAGGGGGAAGCCTCTGCGTGCGCTGGCCGCATCACCTGATCATGGGCCGATCACGGGGGCGCCGGAATACGGTAGACGGCTGAAGCGTACACTAAAGTACCGGGTGACCGCGCCAGCTGTCCTGCCCCACCGGGTGTGGGCGGCAACGTGCAACGACTCGGGAAGCAAAGCTCGGAGGCCTGCAAGAGTGCTCGGCACGTACGCCTGGCAATCGGGGGATACATGAAGGTTTCAGCGTTGGGGTGCTGCCTGGCTCTCGCCCTTGCGGCGCTGCACGGCGCGGGAGCGGCGCAGGAGCCGGGGTTGATGCTAGTGAATTTCAGTGTTCCGGAACCCACACCTGTTGGTAGCGTAGGGCGCGCGGCTGCGGATCCGCCTGTCACTCTCTGTGCGCTAGCGTCCGGATCGGGTGTACTCGGAACTGCGCGTGATCGGGCGGTTGTATTTCGACAACGGGGCCAGCAAATCCATCGTGCAGGCCATCGAGGTGAAGTGATGGCCGTGCTCCGCGGAAGCTGACCTGTGGACACCCTGCGCAGACCCTTCTTTCTCGGCGCGGCGCTGTGCCTGCTGCTGGCCGTGCTGATCGAACTGGGCCAGTCCTTCCTGCTCGCGGGCGGGCAGGCGCGGCCGGGCTTCGGCGTGCGCGCCCTGGCTCTGGTCGATGGGACGCTGCTGTATACCGTCTTGCTGATGGGCCTGGCCCTGGTCGTACCGGAGCGCCTCCAGGGCCGTGCGCAGGGCGTCGTGACGCTGCTGCTGTCG from Deinococcus humi includes:
- a CDS encoding tyrosine-type recombinase/integrase, whose amino-acid sequence is MAFSRVLQRGPYSRRLERPGNGEGDFVFTRPDGAPPNPDSLRKLFLTLCDKAGVRTITIHGLRHTYVTLMADQGMSIDIVAKLVGHQNSAITRDVYRHLFEGKLEQAVRAMPALFKNGVGD